The genomic stretch ACTTTCACTGCATTTCAGTAAATATGAAGTGATCATCATCAACGATGGGAGCAAGGACAATTCCATGGAAGTTTTAGTGGAAAACTTTGACTTGAGAAAGACGGATTATGCATTTGAGCAGACCATCGATACCAATCGCGTAAGAGCCGTATATAAATCTACAAACCCTTCTTTCAGCAAGCTCATCGTGGTGGACAAGGAAAATGGAGGAAAAGCAGACGCGCTCAATGCAGGCATCAATGTTTCCAATCAAGAACTGATCGCCTGTATCGATGTGGACTGCATTCTAGCTCCGGATTCGATCATACGGATGTTACGTCCATTTCTAGAAGAAACCCACAAGAAAGTCATCGCCGTAGGTGGGGGCATTGGTGTAGCCAATAATTGTGATATCAAAGATGGTACTGTGGTAAAATATCGGGTGCCGTCCACATTGTTGGGCAGGTTTCAGGTGATAGAATATTTTAGAAGTTTCCTTTTGGGAAGAATGGCATGGTCTCGCATAAATGGTCTGCTGCTTATTTCAGGAGCCTTTGGTTTTTTTGACAAAGAATTGGTCAAGAAGGTGGGAGGTTACTTTCCCGCCACGGTAGGTGAGGATATGGAACTGGTAGTAAGGATGAGGCGATACATGGAGGAACAAAAAATTCCTTACAAGGTGTCTTTTGTATCGGATCCACTATGCTGGACGGAAGTGCCTGAATCCGAAGAGGTTCTGTCTAAGCAGCGTAACAGGTGGATGAGGGGCACGATAGAAACGCTTCAACTCCATCGGAAAATGCAGTTTAATTTGAAATATGGTTTTACAGGCATGGTGAGCTTTCCTTTTTGGACAATATTCGAAAAAAATGCGCCTATTATTGAATTTTTAGGGGTGATATATACCTTCATTCTTATCTTTTTGGGTGAGTTTAGTGCGGTTTATTTCATCAGTCTCTTTGTGCTGATTTATTTTTTTTCGGTAATGCTATCATCCTTCAGTATTCTTTTTGAAGAACTTTTCTTCAAAAAATATGGAAGGAAAGGAGATCTGAGAAAATTGATCATCACGGTCCTTAAGGAACCTTTCTTTGTACATCCAAAACTTATGCTTTGGTGCATGAAAGGACACTGGAACTTTATTAAAGGCATTGGCGGATGGGGTGAAATGGTACGAACAGGTTTTAAAAACACAAAATGATCAACGCAACTAGGCATATGAAAAATAGTATTTTATTCTTTGTTTTTTTTATCGTTTTGTTTGCGCATCAGACAAGCGGACAGACCTCTTTTGATCCAGATAAGAATTTTCTTGAGGCGAGGGATTTAGCCCTCGATGGCAAAAGAGATGAGGCGATCGCACTAGGGCTGGAGATTGTGGAGAGATATCCGGGATACAGCGATGTCTGGATACTGCTTGGAAGGGTCAATGCCTGGGAGGGAAGATATGATTCCGCTTCTGTGTATTTCGAAAAGGCCATAGCGGTGAGTCCTGACTATGAAGATGCCTATAACGGTTATTTGGATAACCTCTTTTGGGGCGAACAGTATGATAAGGCCCAACAAGTACTGGATCGAGCAGAGGAACAATTTGGAAGTAATGCATCACCTGGCTTGACTTATCGAAAGTCCAGGTTACATTATTATCGAGAGGAATACGAGGAAGCACTCGATATAGCAGAAAAGTTATACAAGAAAAAAGCAGATATCGATGGCTTATTGTCCTATATCAGTAATTTAAAACGCCATACCAGAAACAGTGCCGTTGGGATGACTGTGGATTCTGACAGTTTCCAGGGGGAGATTTCCCCTTGGCAGACTTATTCACTGTATGCAAGGACAAGATTGGGATTTATGGGTAGTGTCATTGCCAGGGCCACACATTCCCACCGTTTTGATGCTTATGGTACGCAATATGAAATCGATGCTTATCCTAGCCTGGGAAAAAACTTCTATGCGTACATCAACGGTGGCTTTAGCAATGCTTCTTTCTTTCCAGATTATCGGTTCGGGACCTCCATCTATTGGAGTTTACCGAAGGCTTTTGAGTTTGACATCGGCTATAGGCATTTGAAATTTTCTGAAATCACGCATATCCTTACCGCTTCTGTAGGCAAATATACTGGTAACTGGTGGCTAAACTTAAGAGCGAACCACGTCCCTTCTAGCAATGGAGGCTCTATAAGTGGAAATATCCAGGCGAGGTACTACTTTAAGGGAGCAGAGGATTACCTGATGGTGCAGTTCAGTACTGGCGTGAGTCCTGATGAAGAGGATAGAGACCTTCAGTCCCAGCTGCTGGATTCCTATAGGGGAAGGCTGGGATATCAGCAACTATGGACACCTAGGTGGATGGGATATGCTTTTCTAGGTTATTCGTATGATGAGCTTAGCCCAGGAAATTACCGTCCCAATCTTAACATTTCAATCGGTACAGAATTTAGATTTTAATGGCGGATCTTAAAGGCGCTTATCAGTTTAGCAAAAATAATCTACTGACTATTGTCAGGTCATTACTTGTTTTCTTGATCCCGTTGGTTGTTTTTCCTGGGATTACATATTTCATTTGGTATGTGCAGCCCAGTGTTAAAAAAAATGTATTGATAATCGATAAAACTGTGGCAGATGTCGAGAGGCAGGAACATCGATCTATTTTCTGGGTTTTAAAACACCTTAGGTATAAAAACTCTCATGGTGAGTATTATAACTATAAAGAAGACTACCTAGGGTATTTCCCTGATGAAGAAAGTAAAGAAAAGAGCCTGGATATCCTTTCATCTGCTCAAATTGATTCAATAAATAATGTAACTGACATAGTTTATATAGCTGATAATTACGGGGTTTACGAGTCTGATTTTTTAGATGTAGATAACAATATTTCACCAAAAATATACGGTGGCCTGACCCAGAAAGATCTTGATCTTTTAGTTTATTCCATAGCATCAGGAAAGCTGGTATTTGCGGAATTTAACAGTATGGGTGCGCCTACCTCAAAATACCTCAGAAGTGAATTTGAAAACCTCTTTGACATAAAATGGTCAGGGTGGATCAGTCGGTATTTTGATGAAATGGATACTGTGATCAATGAAGAAATTCCTGAATGGCTGATCAGTAATTATAATAAACAGCACGATGAAGATTGGAATTTCCAAGGTGCGGGACAGATCTTCGTAAGTGAGTTTGGCCAGATTGAGGTATTTAAAGTGGGGGTTGACATCACTGTAAAAGTACCCAAGGTTATTTCACCACTGGCAAGCCAGAGCACATACGGACTTCCCAAGGAAGCCAACTATCCGTACTGGTTTGAAATTTTGCGTATCGATCGTTCTTATGAAGTGATTAGTTATTTTGACCTTGGGCCCACACAGAGAGGAGTAGAAAAGCTAAAGGCTCTTGGATTGCCCAGGTATTTTCCTGCATCCATCACTAGAAAAGTAGGAGATGCCCGTATCTATTATTTTACAGGTGACTTTGCTGACAATCCCGTAAGCATGGAAACGGCCACATTCTATGGTGTACCCACGCTTTCAAAGCTAGCTAACGAAAAAGACGACTATTCAAATAGAACATCCTTTTTCTGGAATTATTACCTACCACTGATGACAAAAGCATTATCCAAGCAAAAGTGATGATTCAAGGGCATTCTCATGGAATAATAGCATTATTCTTTATGACGTAAGCGTCTTCATTTTTATACTGCTGAAATTCCGTAGTAAGCTTTTCATGCAGTGAAGGGTCATCTATCTGATCAATGTTCATGTTATCTGAAATCTTAAAGGCTACATCATCTGAGATGAAATATTCTCCATTGAGATAGTCCCTGAACTGATATTTGTTACGCATAAGGGCATGCTTGATATTCGACTGGAATTGCTGTGCGGTGTCCAGCACATATCCTCTCCAGGCCACTTCTTCTGGTGCTTTGATGTCATAATTTTTGTCCAAAAAGGCCAAAAGGCTCGTTGGCACCTCGAAGTGAGTCGTTAGAGCCGCCATCTGCTTTGGCCTTTTTAGTTTTGTGGAATACATCAAAAGAGGTACATGAAACCGGTCTATCAGGGATGACATGGGGATTTCAGGCAAGCGGTGATCACCCGTGATGATAAAGATCGTATTGTCGAAGTCTTTTCTCTTTCTATAATCCGTAAAAAATTCCCTGATGGCATCATCCACATACATAATACTTGCGAGTTCTTTTTGATACTTACTGAGGGAAATGGTAGGGTGAGTGTATTGTTTAGCTTCTAGGTATGCTGTCACTTTTTGATTGTAGTAAGATTGCCTCGGAATGACAAATGGCGAATGGGAAGACATGGTCTGGAAAATATTGACCTGAGGCTTATCCGTGGAAGGAATTTTTCTTAAACCATTTTTAAAATTCTCTTTATCGGCGTATCCCCAGGAAAAGCCATTGGACTCAGCAGGCGATTTTTTAAAGTCCTTGTCAAATTTATTGACGTCCACAATGAGGTCCACACCTTGATGTTGCATGAATTTATCTGTATTGTCAAAGTGCTTATCTGAGCCTATAAAGTAATTGATTTGGTAATCATTATCTTTCAGCACTGAAAGCAATGTTCGGTGCTTGGGATAGGGGGTAGCTTCCATAAATCCATGTTCACCAAAAGGTAATCCCCCGAATAACCCTGGTAACACGCCAAAGGTTCGCCCGGTACTGGAAAGGTTGTTTTTCCAATAAAGGCTCTGGTCACTAAGTGAATCCAAAAACGGTGTCCAACTTCCCAAATAAGCATCTGGCCCTGAGTAGGCTTTCCCAAGCCCTTCTACGATCACAAAAACCAAATCAGGAGCACTATCAAACGGTTCAAAATATGCACCAAGTAAATCCGGGTAGTTGTTTTTATGCAAAAGTGGATATTGGGTATCCACGTATTTCTTATGAAACAAATTGTTTTCATCATTGGTAGATGAAAGATAAAAATCAAAATATATGTTTTCTGCAGAGGCAAAGTAATCATATGATTCCTGATAGAGAAAGAAGGACTTATTCTCAGCTAGAAAATAGGAAAGTCCAGTAAGTCCTTTGGATGAATTTAATGGAACTATCATCAGCACCACCAATATAAAAAAAGCTATTCCAGGGATAATCAGCGCACCTTTTTCTTTGATATTTATAAATTTTCCCAAACTAAAAAGCCAATAAAAAAAGACCAATGCCACAAGCAGGACCATAACGGAATAGAAATTAAACATGCCGGCGGCCATAACGGTCTCTTTTATATCACTGAACGAATAGGTATATACGTCTGCACCAAGAGGGACTAAGGCCCGGGAAAAATAAAATACCAGCCCCATTGCTGTAAGTATTAAGGCACTAAAAATGACTTTCAATAAAAAGTAAGACAATTTTGGAAAAACCATTCCCAAAAAGGCTTGAATGATAAAAAATATTCCTATCGCATACAAAGACCATTTTAGCGTTTGCAGGACATTGGTGATCAGTATATTAGGATGTGAAAGGATGCTGATATCATGCATTTTTCCGATCCAAAAGACCTCCCAAAAACTCAAAGTAATTTGCAAAAACAGGAAAATCACGCCTATTTGCCAGAATTTAATCAAATTGCTTGTAATTTTGGATACGAAAGTAGATTGAATACCTGTTTTTTGACTCATTCTTTATCGATTGACTGGTGTTTAAAGCGGTTATA from Echinicola soli encodes the following:
- a CDS encoding glycosyltransferase family 2 protein, which gives rise to MYSLLFDLLIDLFGIFFLLYGFAVIVIYMTITALSGLELREQFKKNKFVDYKDVITTPMAPGVSILAPAYNEGKSLVQNVRSLLSLHFSKYEVIIINDGSKDNSMEVLVENFDLRKTDYAFEQTIDTNRVRAVYKSTNPSFSKLIVVDKENGGKADALNAGINVSNQELIACIDVDCILAPDSIIRMLRPFLEETHKKVIAVGGGIGVANNCDIKDGTVVKYRVPSTLLGRFQVIEYFRSFLLGRMAWSRINGLLLISGAFGFFDKELVKKVGGYFPATVGEDMELVVRMRRYMEEQKIPYKVSFVSDPLCWTEVPESEEVLSKQRNRWMRGTIETLQLHRKMQFNLKYGFTGMVSFPFWTIFEKNAPIIEFLGVIYTFILIFLGEFSAVYFISLFVLIYFFSVMLSSFSILFEELFFKKYGRKGDLRKLIITVLKEPFFVHPKLMLWCMKGHWNFIKGIGGWGEMVRTGFKNTK
- a CDS encoding YaiO family outer membrane beta-barrel protein, producing MKNSILFFVFFIVLFAHQTSGQTSFDPDKNFLEARDLALDGKRDEAIALGLEIVERYPGYSDVWILLGRVNAWEGRYDSASVYFEKAIAVSPDYEDAYNGYLDNLFWGEQYDKAQQVLDRAEEQFGSNASPGLTYRKSRLHYYREEYEEALDIAEKLYKKKADIDGLLSYISNLKRHTRNSAVGMTVDSDSFQGEISPWQTYSLYARTRLGFMGSVIARATHSHRFDAYGTQYEIDAYPSLGKNFYAYINGGFSNASFFPDYRFGTSIYWSLPKAFEFDIGYRHLKFSEITHILTASVGKYTGNWWLNLRANHVPSSNGGSISGNIQARYYFKGAEDYLMVQFSTGVSPDEEDRDLQSQLLDSYRGRLGYQQLWTPRWMGYAFLGYSYDELSPGNYRPNLNISIGTEFRF
- a CDS encoding LTA synthase family protein; this encodes MIKFWQIGVIFLFLQITLSFWEVFWIGKMHDISILSHPNILITNVLQTLKWSLYAIGIFFIIQAFLGMVFPKLSYFLLKVIFSALILTAMGLVFYFSRALVPLGADVYTYSFSDIKETVMAAGMFNFYSVMVLLVALVFFYWLFSLGKFINIKEKGALIIPGIAFFILVVLMIVPLNSSKGLTGLSYFLAENKSFFLYQESYDYFASAENIYFDFYLSSTNDENNLFHKKYVDTQYPLLHKNNYPDLLGAYFEPFDSAPDLVFVIVEGLGKAYSGPDAYLGSWTPFLDSLSDQSLYWKNNLSSTGRTFGVLPGLFGGLPFGEHGFMEATPYPKHRTLLSVLKDNDYQINYFIGSDKHFDNTDKFMQHQGVDLIVDVNKFDKDFKKSPAESNGFSWGYADKENFKNGLRKIPSTDKPQVNIFQTMSSHSPFVIPRQSYYNQKVTAYLEAKQYTHPTISLSKYQKELASIMYVDDAIREFFTDYRKRKDFDNTIFIITGDHRLPEIPMSSLIDRFHVPLLMYSTKLKRPKQMAALTTHFEVPTSLLAFLDKNYDIKAPEEVAWRGYVLDTAQQFQSNIKHALMRNKYQFRDYLNGEYFISDDVAFKISDNMNIDQIDDPSLHEKLTTEFQQYKNEDAYVIKNNAIIP